A stretch of bacterium DNA encodes these proteins:
- a CDS encoding extracellular solute-binding protein, with product MARAAFLVCAAALVIGLPIAHAQPRATVTYWQYFFESKVKLMDVLIKQFEAQNPGIHVVQETFPYDSYNQKVASAVPAGQGPDVVNLFYGWLPLYVDSGYVQPLPESAFPVSQIEREFVPMVKA from the coding sequence ATGGCTCGAGCAGCGTTCCTCGTCTGCGCCGCAGCGCTGGTGATCGGGCTTCCGATCGCCCACGCGCAGCCGCGCGCTACGGTGACCTACTGGCAGTACTTCTTCGAGAGTAAGGTCAAGCTCATGGACGTCCTCATCAAGCAGTTCGAAGCGCAAAACCCCGGGATCCATGTCGTGCAGGAGACGTTTCCGTACGATTCCTACAATCAGAAGGTCGCGAGCGCGGTCCCGGCCGGGCAGGGCCCCGACGTCGTCAACCTCTTCTACGGGTGGCTCCCCCTCTACGTCGACAGCGGTTACGTGCAGCCGTTGCCCGAGAGCGCCTTCCCGGTCTCCCAGATCGAGCGCGAGTTCGTGCCGATGGTCAAGGCC